Proteins co-encoded in one Prunus persica cultivar Lovell chromosome G6, Prunus_persica_NCBIv2, whole genome shotgun sequence genomic window:
- the LOC18775602 gene encoding uncharacterized protein LOC18775602, protein MEGTVEGDGSGAGRYTLRPTRISNEDILFCIDVGPESMVELKVAMSPNGRPSTRLDSIKQAILLFINAKLTINPENRFAFASLGKSASWLRKEFSSEVESAFAAFRVLPATSSSSNADLTSLFRVAAHEAKKSRAQNRLLRVILIYCRSSIRPHHQWPVNQKLFTLDVVYLHEKPGPDNYPQEVYNSLVDAVEHVSEYEGYTLETGQLLARILFRYMCMLLSHPQQRCPRDQLDIPKPLGKKLPAADSMTTDDSITVSGKSEVQNIRT, encoded by the exons ATGGAGGGAACGGTAGAAGGGGACGGATCGGGTGCGGGCAGATACACGCTGAGACCAACGAGGATAAGCAACGAGGACATACTGTTCTGTATAGATGTTGGCCCAGAGTCTATGGTGGAGCTCAAAGTAGCGATGAGCCCAAATGGGCGACCTTCAACCCGCCTGGACTCGATTAAACAAGCCATACTTCTCTTCATCAACGCCAAGCTCACCATCAACCCAGAGAACCGATTTGCCTTTGCCAGTCTCGGAAAGTCCGCGTCTTGG CTTCGGAAGGAGTTTAGCAGTGAAGTCGAGTCTGCTTTTGCTGCATTTCGAGTACTCCCAGCTACTTCATCTTCTAGTAATGCAGATCTTACCAGTCTATTTCGAGTAGCAGCTCATGAAGCAAAAAAATCTCGTGCTCAAAACAGACTTTTAAGGGTG ATTCTTATTTACTGTAGATCATCTATAAGACCACATCATCAATGGCCTGTGAACCAGAAACTCTTCACTCTGGATGTAGTTTACCTTCACGAAAAGCCTGGACCTGACAACTACCCTCAAGAGGTCTACAATTCACTTGTGGATGCCGTGGAACATGTTAGCGAATATGAGGGCTACACCTTGGAGACCGGTCAGCTATTAGCCCGAATTCTCTTCCGTTACATGTGTATGCTGCTATCCCACCCTCAGCAGCGTTGCCCACGAGACCAGCTGGACATACCTAAGCCTCTTGGGAAAAAGTTGCCGGCAGCAGACTCAATGACTACTGATGATAGCATAACTGTATCTGGCAAATCAGAAGTTCAGAACATTAGAACTTAA
- the LOC18773440 gene encoding lysosomal beta glucosidase, whose product MPRTSSSVLLVGLLCLCCWEAMITKVEAEYMAYKDPNKPINIRIKDLMDRMTLAEKIGQMTQLDRQNVTAEIMRDYSIGSLLSGGGSVPRLRANPQDWINMVNDFQNGSLSTRLGIPMIYGIDAVHGHNNVYKATIFPHNVGLGATRDPELVKKIGAATALELRATGITYAFAPCIAVCRDPRWGRCYESYSEDPEIVKQMTDIILGLQGDIPAGSRKGVPYVGGKDKVVACAKHFVGDGGTIKGINENNTVIDMHGLMSIHMPAYYHSIIKGVSTIMVSYSSWNGKKMHANHELVTRFLKDTLKFKGFVISDWQGIDKISYPLHSDYPNSVLVGIQAGIDMVMVPYNYTEFIGIVTDHVNNKRIPISRIDDAVRRILRVKFMMGLFENPLADQSFVDQLGSQAHRDLAREAVRKSLVLLKNGENADTPVLPLPKKASRILVAGTHANNLGYQCGGWSLTWQGVSGNNYTAGTTILGAIASAVNETTDIVFSINPDPNFVTASNFDYAVVAVGEVPYAETRGDSLNLTIPEPGPSIITNVCGAVKCVVIVVSGRPVVIEPYLSSIDALVAAWLPGTEGQGISDVLFGDYGFSGKLPRTWFKTVDQLPMNVGDRHYDPLFPFGFGLTTDPLDQ is encoded by the exons ATGCCAAGGACAAGCTCATCAGTCCTCTTAGTGGGACTTTTGTGCCTATGCTGCTGGGAAGCTATGATCACAAAAGTAGAAGCAGAATACATGGCATACAAGGACCCTAACAAGCCCATAAATATTCGAATAAAGGACCTTATGGACCGAATGACACTAGCCGAAAAGATTGGCCAGATGACACAGCTAGACCGTCAGAACGTGACAGCTGAGATCATGAGGGACTACTCAATAGGCAGCTTATTGAGTGGTGGAGGAAGTGTGCCGCGACTGAGAGCTAATCCACAGGATTGGATCAACATGGTCAatgattttcaaaatggttcccTGTCAACCCGGCTTGGAATCCCTATGATTTATGGCATTGATGCGGTTCATGGCCACAATAATGTTTATAAGGCCACAATTTTCCCACATAATGTTGGACTTGGTGCTACCAG GGATCCAGAACTTGTGAAGAAGATTGGTGCTGCAACTGCTCTTGAACTTAGAGCTACTGGTATTACCTATGCATTTGCACCATGCATTGCG GTCTGCAGAGATCCAAGATGGGGAAGGTGCTACGAGAGTTATAGCGAGGATCCTGAAATCGTAAAACAGATGACTGATATCATACTTGGGCTGCAAGGCGATATTCCAGCTGGTTCGAGGAAGGGAGTTCCTTATGTTGGTGGAAA GGATAAGGTTGTAGCCTGCGCAAAACACTTTGTGGGAGACGGAGGCACCATCAAGGGCATCAATGAAAACAACACTGTGATAGATATGCACGGATTAATGAGCATTCACATGCCTGCTTACTACCATTCTATCATCAAGGGTGTGTCCACTATCATGGTGTCCTACTCCAGTTGGAATGGAAAGAAGATGCACGCTAACCACGAGCTCGTCACTAGATTTCTAAAGGATACCCTTAAGTTCAAG GGCTTTGTCATCTCTGACTGGCAGGGTATTGACAAAATTTCCTATCCACTCCATTCGGATTACCCAAACTCAGTTCTTGTTGGTATTCAAGCTGGCATTGACATG GTCATGGTTCCATACAACTATACCGAGTTCATTGGTATAGTAACCGACCACGTCAACAACAAACGTATCCCCATTAGCCGTATTGATGATGCAGTTAGGAGAATTTTGAGAGTCAAATTCATGATGGGTCTTTTTGAGAACCCCTTGGCTGATCAGAGCTTCGTTGACCAGCTTGGAAGCCAG GCTCACAGAGATTTGGCGAGGGAAGCAGTGAGGAAGTCACTTGTGCTTCTGAAGAATGGAGAAAATGCAGATACACCAGTCCTACCACTCCCAAAAAAGGCCTCCAGGATCCTAGTTGCTGGAACTCATGCCAACAACTTGGGCTATCAATGTGGAGGCTGGAGTCTCACTTGGCAAGGAGTTAGTGGCAACAACTACACTGCTG GAACCACTATACTCGGTGCCATTGCTAGTGCAGTTAACGAGACCACGGACATTGTCTTCAGCATAAATCCTGATCCTAATTTTGTCACGGCAAGCAACTTCGATTACGCGGTTGTTGCTGTTGGTGAGGTCCCTTACGCAGAGACAAGGGGAGATAGtttaaatttgacaattccagaACCAGGTCCGAGCATTATCACCAATGTGTGCGGCGCAGTCAAGTGTGTTGTCATCGTTGTCTCTGGCCGTCCTGTTGTGATTGAGCCCTACCTTTCGTCGATCGATGCTCTTGTGGCTGCATGGCTTCCTGGAACCGAAGGCCAAGGAATTAGCGATGTTTTGTTTGGTGATTATGGATTCAGTGGGAAGTTGCCTAGGACTTGGTTCAAGACAGTAGATCAACTCCCTATGAATGTTGGTGATAGACATTATGATCCCctctttccttttggttttggactTACAACTGATCCGCTTGATCAGTGA